From the Nocardia fluminea genome, the window CAGCGGACTGATTCAGGGGATAGGACTCGTCACCGCCTTGGCCGGGATCGCGGCGACGGTGTACGCCCAGAACGAGATGGGCGATTCCTGGCGCATCGGCGTCGACGACACCGAAACCACCACGCTGGTGCGCACCGGTGTGTTCGGACTCGTCCGGAACCCGATCTTCACTGCGATGCTCCTCTTCTCCGCCGGAATCACCCTGCTCATTCCCAACCCCGTCTCCATCGCTGGATTCGTCGTGCTGCTGACCGCGATCGAGCTACAGGTCCGTATCGTCGAAGAGCCCTACCTGGCCCGCGTACACGGATCTGACTACAAGGCATATCTGACCGGCGTCGGCCGTTTCGCTCCCGGAATCGGGCGTGCCAGGGCCTGAAGGCCACCTTGGTGGGGAGTCACGCAAGCGCGGTGGCCCTGTCGCGATAGCCCTCGCCGACAGGCTCACGAGGTCCACCAGCAGGCATGTGGTCGACTTGCAGCGGGTGCGCGACAGGCTCCGGCGGACAAAGCGGCTAGAAATCGACGACGGTCGATCCCGCCGCCGTCAGGCTCTTTTCACCTGTTCGACCTTGTCAAGTGTTCCGGTGGTCTCGCCGGTGAACTGGCATGCGCCATGGCGAGTGAACGGCTCACCGAGTTGGGCCAGGTAGGTGACTGGATAGTCGGGTTTGGCGGCCATGCCGAGATCTGTGCTGCTGAATCGGCGAGCGGGATCGTAGCTGTATGTGCGCGCGAGGTGGTCCCAGATCAGAGTGAACAGGCCGAAATTGACGTCGCCGATCCCCGCCCACTTGAGGTGATGGAAGCGGTGGCCTTCGTTGAGGGCCAGGATGTGCCTGATCGGGCCGACGCGGTAGTCGGCGTTGGAGTGCTGCAGCAGCAACTGCACCGCCACGGCCAGCGACAGCGCGGCGGCTACCGGAACCGGGATCCCGGCCAACAGCAGCGGGGTGACACCAGCGGTCATCTCGATGGCTTGGTGCAGTGGATGTTTCATCAGGCCGTTGAGTCCGTAGAAGCGGGTGACGCTGTGGTGCACGGCGTGAAACCGCCACAGCACCGCGATCTTGTGGCTGGCGAAGTGGGCGGCGGTGATGCCGAGGTCCGCGACCAGTATCGCAACCAGCACCTGGACAACGAACGGCCAACTGCCCGGCCATATTCCGTCACCGGGCACGAGCGCGGCCAGGGCGGGGATCGCGACGACGCTGGCGAGGATCAGGGTTTCGTTGACGAAGGCGTGGGCGGTATCGCGGCCGGTGTCGCCCTGCGGGCTGTTCCAGTCGTCCCGATAGGGCAACAAGCGTTCCGCGGCGAACGACAAAGCGATCGCCGCAATCAGCAGCACCAGCAGCCAGGCTTTGTTCGCACCGCCCGCGACCAGGGCGATCCCGGCACCGTTGATACCGAGCAGCATCGCCGGTGCGCAACCGTAGCGGATGAGAGGTCGAGTGAACTTTGGCATGAATTCAGCGTCG encodes:
- a CDS encoding methyltransferase family protein codes for the protein MTAWWALALYLIFAALGFGWRSWRQHRATGSTGFRGTTGRPGSLEWIAGVGFPVGIAIGVAAPLLQLADLVAPVTSLTSGLIQGIGLVTALAGIAATVYAQNEMGDSWRIGVDDTETTTLVRTGVFGLVRNPIFTAMLLFSAGITLLIPNPVSIAGFVVLLTAIELQVRIVEEPYLARVHGSDYKAYLTGVGRFAPGIGRARA
- a CDS encoding sterol desaturase family protein, with translation MPKFTRPLIRYGCAPAMLLGINGAGIALVAGGANKAWLLVLLIAAIALSFAAERLLPYRDDWNSPQGDTGRDTAHAFVNETLILASVVAIPALAALVPGDGIWPGSWPFVVQVLVAILVADLGITAAHFASHKIAVLWRFHAVHHSVTRFYGLNGLMKHPLHQAIEMTAGVTPLLLAGIPVPVAAALSLAVAVQLLLQHSNADYRVGPIRHILALNEGHRFHHLKWAGIGDVNFGLFTLIWDHLARTYSYDPARRFSSTDLGMAAKPDYPVTYLAQLGEPFTRHGACQFTGETTGTLDKVEQVKRA